Genomic window (Puniceicoccaceae bacterium):
CGGTGTCCGGAACGGCTTGACTCTGGCTCAGGGCTGCGTTCCTGAATGGGGAATAACGCTGCACCGCCCACACATATCCCGTGCAAAAGTGCTTTGCTAACCCCAAACCCAATCGAACCCCTGATGCTTTATCTTCGCTACCGCAACTGGTCCCTGCTGGGGCTGCTCATACTTGTGTTCGGTCTGCACCCATCAGCGATCACTGCAGAACGCAACAGCCGTGATCAGACTGAACTTCTGACCGTAGACCCAACTCCCGTCAACGCCAAGGCGAGTCAGGAAGTACACCAGGTTCTACAATACCTTGCATCGCTCTATGGAAAGTTTGTGCTCAGTGGACAGCAGGATCTCACTTGGTATGACGAGGTGGACATGGCCGGGCGCGTCTTTGCCGACACGGGCAAATACCCTGCGGTCATGGGCTATGATTTCATGAACTACCACCGTCCAGGCATTGACGAGGGAAACGGTCTGCATCAGGTCGAAGAGGCGATTGCCCACTGGCAGCGAGGCGGCCTCATCACCTTCTGCTGGCACTGGCGGGATCCATCGCTCGAGACGATTGCCTTTTACACCCGCTCTACTGACTTTCGCATCGATCTCGATGATGCTGAGGTACGGGGTCAATTGCTGCGCGACATCGACCAGATTGCCACCGATCTCAAGCGACTGGAGCATGCTGGTGTGCCCGTGCTCTGGCGCCCCCTGCATGAAGCATCGGGCGGATGGTTCTGGTGGGGCGCAAGCGGACCCGAAGCCTACATCGGACTCTGGCGCCTCATGTATGACCGCCTCACGCATCACCACGGATTGAACCACCTGATCTGGGTCTACAACGCCCAGGATCCCGACTGGTATCCCGGCGACGCCTATGTGGACATCGTGGGTGAGGATGTTTACGCCCGTGCCCGTTTGAATGGTAAGCCCGATTTCAGCAGTCAGCGCAAACGCTTCCTTGAAGCCGCTCACACACCGGGCACGCCCAAAATCGTCGCGCTTACCGAAAATGGAACCATCCCAGACCCCGACGCCATGATTGCCGATGGTGCCATGTGGTCCTATTTTGTGACCTGGAATGATGTGATCGATCCGACTTCCAAAGACAGCTTCTGGAGCGGCCCCAAACACAATCCGCTCTCTCATCGCCAACAGGTTTATGAGCACCCCAAAGTATTGACGCTCGAGCAAGTGGCCGCAGATCGGTTGAAGTGGTGAGCGGCGTTAGCGATCCCTTTCGGTCGGGCTATCCCTTCGAACACCGAAGGGAGCGGTCAGCGACAAGCACAGGCCCTACACATTGCAAGTTCCGCCTGTGAAACTGCAAATGATGGAGATCCCAGCAAAGGTTCCCGTATCAGGAGTCGATGTAGAGCACGCGTCCACACTGGTCGCACTTGACCAGTTCTCCCATACGGGCCTGTTTGAGCACGTCGTTTGAGACACGCATGTGGCAACCGCCACAGTTTTGCCCGGTAATCGAAGTCAAATACGGAGGTCGCTTCACCTGTTGCACCAGGATCTGAAAGAGTTGAATGCGCTCATCATCCATACTCTGAGCCTGGGTCTCATACGTGCCTTCCGCATCCCCCAGTCGCGTTTCAAGCTGTGTCAGTTTCTCCCGGCACTCCGCGATCATTCCTTCATGGTATGTGATGCGTTTATCACAGGCCTGCTCCTGTTCCTTTAGCTTCTCCCGCACCACGTCCATGCGTTCCATCACCTCGAGCGCCTCGGTTTCCAGATCACTGATGCGCTGCTCAAATAGCTCAATTTCGTGGGTGAGTGCCTGGTATTCTTCGTTTTTTTTGACCTGCAGCTGCTGATTTTTATATTTGGAAATCTGCGTTTGAGCTGCCTCGACTTCGAGTTCCAGATTCTTTCGCTGCAGCTCGTGATCCCGCAACTCCTGGCGCTGTCCTTCGAGTGTATCGAGTTCTTCCTTTATTTTTTGCCGGAGTTTCTCGATTTCGAGCGGGAGGCGCTGGATTTCAGTTTTGAGCTGCTGGACGGCTGCAAACCGGTCCTGTAGGATGAGGAGATCGTGAATATTGTCCGTGGCCACGTTCACCACTCTCGTCGATTCCGAATGAAAGGCAATGAAAACCTATCCATCGCAGACTCGCATTTTGCATGGGTTTCCCAATGGCAACCCCAAGCATGCCCACACCCTCAAATGCCTTGCCCACCCTCATCCGAAATCGGGATGAGTGAAACAAATGGCCTTCCGAATCCTGAACCTCGATTGGATTAGGGATTCGCATACTCGGGCGCGAATCCACCAACATTCTTGAAAAATTCACGAAAAACCCTTCCACTAGCAGGCATGGATCGCGAGAGTTCGGAAATGCAGGTGCAACGCGCCATACTCGATTTCACCATGGGAGACTACGCTGCCGCAATGGAGAAACTCGATGCAGTACTCAACGCTCAACCTGATGTCTTTGAGGCGTTGTTGGCGAAAACCGAAGTACTCTACGCACAGGAACAGTATGACGCCGCACGGCAAACTGCTGAGGCTGCCGAAGCAGTTCGCCCCGATGATGTGCACCTGAAAACCAGTCTTTCCCGCATTTGGATGCAGATCGGAGACAAGGAGCGAGCCGAAAAATATGGAGCCGAAGCCAAGATGCTGAGCTGGAAAGCCGAACTGCTGCAGCCGCCCACCCCCGGAGCCGTTCAAAACTGAACCTTGCATTCCTCGCGCAATCCCCTAGATAATCCTGCCTTTTTTATGAAAAAGAGTGAGTTCATTCTCGATTTTGAAAAACCCATCCGCGGGTTGGAGCAGAAGATTGAATCCCTGAACGAATCGTCCCATTCCTCTCGGGTCGATGTGCAGGATGAAATTGCTGCCATCCGTCGCAAGCTCGAGAGCACAAAAACAGAGATCTATGCTTCCCTCACTCCATGGCAACGCGTCCAGCTGGCTCGCCATCCTCATCGCCCGACCACACTCGACTACATTGAACTCATTTTCTCGGACTTTCAGGAACTGCACGGCGACCGTGCTTTTCAGGAGGACCATGCCATCGTCGGAGGTCCTGCGATCCTGGAAGGCAAACCCGTCATGGTGATCGGACACCAGAAGGGTCGGGATACCAAGGAAAACCTGAAACGCAATTTTGGATGTCCGCACCCTGAAGGTTACCGCAAGGCCCTTCGCCTGATGCGCCAGGCAGAAAAATTTCAGCTCCCAATCATCACTTTCATTGATACCTCAGGTGCCTACCCTGGCATCGGTGCCGAAGAGCGCCACGTGGCAGAAGCCATCGCAGTCAATATTCGGGAAATGAGCATCATGCGCGTCCCAATTGTTTCCATCATCATCGGCGAAGGGGGTTCGGGCGGTGCGCTTGGCATCGCCATCGCCAACAAGGTGTCCATGATGGAAAATGCCTACTATTCGGTCATCTCTCCCGAGGGATGCGCTGCAATCCTCTGGAAAGACCGAGCCGCAGCACCCGAAGCAGCTGAGGCACTCAAACTGGGAGCGCGCGAACTCAAGAGTCTCAACGTCATCGATCACATCATCAACGAACCTCTTGGGGGTGCACACCGCGACAAGAGTGCGGCAGCCCAGTCGATCCGCCAACAGATCCTCGCTGATTTCGACGAACTCTTTACCCTTTCAACCGATGCACTCGTGGAGCAACGCTATCAACGTTTCCGGAAGCTGGGTTCCTTTGTCGAATCCTCAAATGCTCCGGAAAAGTGAGCTGACGACGATCCGCAGCATTCGCTGAGCTGTCACACTGCCTGACAGGGATAGCCGGGGTCCCGCTCCGACGAATTGAAAACACTCATTTCACCCAACTGGGAATAGCGGAGAAGCTGCTTCCGCCTTATAATCTCACGTCAGTCCGTTAGCCTCATGGCTGCGGGAACAGGTGCGCAGCTGGGTATCAATCTTCAGAATATGGTTCTGAATCCACTCCCGAAGCTCCCGATACAATGCCAGCACCGCGCCAGGTTCGTTCCCGTTGCGCTCAATCTCCTGCTGGATTCGCTCGATGCCATCGATGAAGGAGCGATGGGCTGCTTTGTTTTCGGCAGCCACTGGACAGCGATACTGCTCCATGCATGACTCCTCATACGCAAAATGCTGCTCCGCATAGTCCCTTGCAAATTCGAGAATGTCCTCCACAACTTCCATGCCCAATCCCGAGGTGATCGCATCGTGCAAGCGGTTGAGTTGATTAAAGATCTCCTGGTGCTGGCGATCAATCGCCTCAACTCCAGTTGCGTATTTCTCACTCCATTCAATCAGCATGACACAGGCGGGGTATTAGAATTTCAGGAATCATCCACTGGATGGGTCCATCGTCAGGTTTTCGAAAAACTGAAGCGCAGGGGTAAGGTTTCACAGATGAACGGATCGTCAGAGAAAACAGATCGCCTTGCCAATTTCCAGTGCCTTTTCACGTGAGACCAGGATTTCGACAAGCTTCAGTCCAAACTCCACCGCAGTACCCGCACCCTGAGAGGTGATGATGCATCCGTCCACGACGACTTTTTTGTCTGCAATGCGGTCCTGCAACTCATCCTGCGTCGAGGGGTGGGAGGTGTAGTCTCTGCCTTCCAACAATCCCTGGTCGTGCAGCAGCAAGGGTGCCGCACAAATCGCCGCGATCCACTTGTGTTCCTGATACATCAGGTCGATGATATTGCTCAGGTATCCGTGAGAGCGCAGTGGGTGAACTCCCGGTCCACCAGGGATCACAAGCGCGTCAAAATCATCCACATTCAACGGGCGGCGCAGACTTTCATCCGCCCACATGGGTACGTCATTTTTGGTGATGACCTGACGCTCAGTCGACACCGCCACCGTGAGCACTTCACACTCTGCCCGACGAAGCAAATCGAGAGGAGCCACCGCTTCGATGTCCTCCATCCCTTCGTGAAACATGTACATGACACGACTACTCATGGATGACTCCCTCCTCTGTTAAAATGGCTGTTCCCTCCGCATCCTTCCAATTGAATTGCAGGCGAATCTCCACATCAGGGTGCAGGCTGAAATGCACCGGACACGTTTTTGCCGCTCGCACCAGCTGCTGACGCCGTTTTTCGTCCAGCTCAACTGGTACCTCCATCGTCACATCGAGCCGGGCAATGCGGCGCGGTGAATCGGTCGACATGATTTTGAGCACTTTCGCCCGGGTACCGGTGATATCAAATCCCGCCGTGCGAGCCTGAATTCCCATGATGGTCATCATGCAAGTGCCCAGGGCTGTGGCACACAAATCCGTAGGTGAAAATGATTCTCCCTTGCCATGATTGTCCACTGGCGCGTCGGTTTGCATGCGATTGCCTGACGGTCCATGCACGGCTTCGCACCGCAATTCCCCCAGGTACGCGATATCGATTTCTACCATTCCCAAAGGCTAAACAAAGCTCGGGGAATTCCAACTCAAATTCAGCGATTCCCAGGATTTTGAGAATCACCCCATTCGCAGTTTTGACTTTGCGAATCTGGCACTTTAGGGTGCAACAGTCTCACCATTTCTGGCATGCATGCCCGCACCCCTGTCATTTTTATTTTTCTCCGAATATTTCGGAACGTTTCGGAGTCCTTCTCTAGCGTTGGGATTCAACGATTCTATTTTCATCATGCGCTGGTCCCTTCGATGCACCAGCGACATTCTCTCAATCAAAACACAACAACCCATATCTTCATCATATGAACTCACACGAAGTTGATTACGAAATCTACGGAAACGACCTGCAGGCGGTCGAGATCGAGCTCGATCCGAACGAAACGGTCATCGCAGAAGCCGGTGCCATGAACTGGATGGAGGAGGGAATCTCCTTTCAAGCCAAAATGGGTGATGGCACCGATGCGGGTTCCGGGATCATGGGTAAGCTGCTCTCTGTGGGTAAGCGCGCGCTCACTGGCGAGTCACTCTTCATGACACATTTTACGAATCAGGGTGTTGGAAAAAAACGGGTGGCCTTTGCGGCACCCTATCCCGGTCACATCATTCCCGTGGATCTCGGCCAAATGGGTGGCTCCATCCTCTGTCAGAAGGATGCCTTCCTTGCCGCCGCCTTTGGCACCAAGGTATCCATTGCCTTCAACCGCAAACTCGGAGCGGGCTTCTTCGGTGGTGAGGGTTTCATTTTGCAGAAGCTCCTTGGTGACGGTCTCGCCTTCATCCATGCCGGTGGCACTGTGGTCAAGAAGGAACTCAAGGGTGAGACGCTTCGCATCGACACGGGGTGTATTGTAGCCTTCACCGAGGGGATCGACTACGACATCCAGCGCGCGGGCAACCTGAAAAGCATGTTTTTTGGCGGCGAAGGTCTCTTCCTCGCCACGCTCAAGGGAACCGGAACCGTCTACCTGCAGACGCTTCCCTTCTCCCGCCTCGCTGACCGCATCCTGCAGAATGCTCCAAGTGCCGGAGGAAAAAGCAAGGGTGAAGGCTCCGTTCTCGGTGGACTTGGCCGCCTGATCGACGGCGATTGATCCATTTGAAGACCTTTCCTTTGATACTTTATCCTGCAACATTCGTTCGGAAACAACCGGGCGAATGTTGCACGACCTTCATTTGTTCAATCCGCTCAGCGTCATTCGCTCGACGGCAAACCGTTTGACAATGGTTTCTGGACTAGTCATCGCAGACGGGTTCAACATCCTTACCCCCTGCACCTTCGTCAGGAGCGAAAGAGGATCGAAACCCAATCCCCCTGCTGGTGCCATTGCGTTGCGATCTTTCGTTCCGGCATCTGATTTGCCATCTCTTCCAGAAATCGTTCTGTCACCTTTTCCCGCTCGGGCGCGAGCACACCGCTCAGAATCATCACCCCCTTCGGATCCCATGCCCGCACGAGGTTGTCTGCATAGATCATGAGCACATCGGCCTGGATGTTGGCCACCATTAATTCCGCCCTGCGATCCCGCAGACCCTGTTCGAGTCCGGCTTCGCGGATTTCGATGCGCGTCTGCATTCCATTTTTTTCCGCATTCTCAGCCGTCACTTTCACGGCTTCCGGATCGCGGTCAAAGGCATAAATCTCGCCAAACCCCAGCAGTGCCGCAGACATCGCCAGAATGCCGGACCCGCATCCTGCATCGATCACGTTGCAGTTCGCCACCTCGCCCTCGCGCTCCGTCCAGAACGCATAAATCGCCTCTGCACAAAGCCGCGTGGTCTCGTGGCTTCCTGTGCCAAAAGCCATGCCGGAATCGAGATAGAGGTAAACATCAGCATCCACTCTCGGGAAGGTCTCCCTTTCCCACTCGGGCACCCAGTTTAAATGACCGACTTTCCATGGTTTGAGGTGATGCCGGTAGGCCAGTTTCCAGTCCTGATCCTCCAGCGTTCCGATCTCGGGTTCCCGTCCCTGCAGATCCGGCACCTGCTCGATCAGATTCGCAAACGCCGCATCAAAGGCATCCTGATTTTCAAAATAACCTTTGAGCAGCGGAGTACTGTGGCGGTCTTTCTGAAACAACAGCCAGTTCTCCTGGATCGCTTCACAGAACAGAGCCTCCAGCTCATCCATGAGCTCAGGCGTGATCGGTACACTGATTTCTAGCATGATCGAAACCCCATCAAAAGAGTTTTACAGTTCTGTTCGATATCACTCCCCAAAAAAGCGCTTCGCTTTTTCAAAGAAGGATTCGGACATCGGATTGGCGGGATCGCCACTGAGTTCGGCAAACTCCTCCAGTGACTTGCGCTGCTCTGCTGTGAGTTTGCGCGGCACCTCGATCACGACCTTGATCAGCTGATCTCCCTTTTGCCCACTGCGTAGGTTGGGCATGCCCTGGCCCCGCATGCGGAATACAGTGCCCGATTGCGTACCGGACGGGATCTTGAGTGTGCCCTTCCCATTCAAAGTCGGCACGCTGAGGGTTCCGCCCAGTGTCGCCAGGGTGAACTTGATCGGAATTTCACAAAACAGGTCATCTCCATGACGCTCAAAGACGTCGTGCTCCTTCACGTGCAGCACGATGTACAGGTCGCCCGAAGGTGCACCTTGCAACCCGGCCTCACCCTTGCCCGCCGAACGCAAGCGGGAACCGGAATCCACACCAGCCGGGATTTTGACCTTGAGCTTGCTTGTGTCCGTGACACGACCTTCACCCCCGCACTTCTTGCACTTGTTTTCAATGATGCTGCCTGCACCGGAACAGGTGGGACATACCTGTCGGAAGCTGATGAACCCACGGTTTGAGGTCACCTGGCCAGCGCCACCACAGGTTGGACATTTCACGCGTCGTGAACCGGGTTCCGCACCACTGCCATCACAGCGATCACAGCTGACCGCACGGCGATAGCGAATTTCCTTCTCCACACCATTCGCTGCCTCTTCGAGCGAAATCTCAAGGTCGTAACGCAGGTCCGACCCCTCCTGGCCCGCCATGCCGCCACCACCGCCGCTGAAGAATTCATCAAAGATGCCTCCACCGCCGGCACGGCCACCACCAAAAACTTCGCGAAAGATGTCAAACGGATCGGAGAATCCACCTCCAGCTCCGCCTCTCGGCCCCATGCCGCCTCCCTGGAACGCAGCATGTCCATATCGGTCATAAGCAGCGCGTTTGTCCGGATCCTTCAAGATGTCATATGCTTCTGAAATTTCCTTGAACTTGGCCTCCGCCGCCGCATCTCCGGGATTTTTGTCCGGATGGTATTTCACCGCCAGCTTGCGGTAGGCCTTCTTCATTTCCTCCGCAGTTGCGTCGCGATTGACTCCCAAAAGTTCGTAATAGTCCGTTTTTGCCATGATTGTTTACTCTGGTTTCTTGACTGCTGCACTCCACCCGATCCACACCCTTTCGGCACGGAGCAGAGGTGGAAGAGTTCGGCTCAGGAAGTGGAATCAGCAGGACCGCTGGACACCACAACCGTCGCTGCGCGAATCAGTCGTTCTTTGATACGATAGCCCGCACGAATCGTCTCAATGACATGATTTTCAGGCACTTCGTCGTGAGGCAGATGGGAGACACACTCCTCAAACTGAGGGTCAAATTCCTGCCCATTGGGTACAATTTCTTCGATTCCCCTGGCTTTGAATACTTCGAAAAACTGCTCGAGCACCATGCGGAATCCGTCTGCCACAACTTTCGCATCCGGGTGCGCTTCAGCCGCCTTCATGCCGAGCTTGAAGTTGTCCAACACCGGCAACAGCTCTTCCACAAAATTTGCCACAGCGGTTTTCCCCAGCTCCTCTTTTTCCTTGATGGAACGTTTGCGGTAGTTCTCAAGATCCGCCACTGCCCGGAGGTAGCGGGTCTGCATGTCTGCACTCTTCTGCTTTTCTTCATCCAGTGCCGTGCCCAGGCGCTCCAGTTCGCTAAGCAGGGAATTGAGATCCTCCACTGAAGCTTCCTTTTCACCAGACTCATGCTGTGAATGAGGCTTCTCCGCACCTGAAGCACCGCTCGATTCGGGATTCGAGTCACTTTCGTATGCTTCTTTGACTTTTTTTGCCATAAATTCCTGTTCTTTGTTGTGTTCCGACATAGCTTTCCATGGATACGGTTCGAGACCGATTCTGAACCTTCGTGAGGGCGTTCCCAGGTTCACCAAAAAACCTACAATGAGTTTTGCAGCCAAAAATTCAAGCATGGAGATCACACCTCTCCCCAGCTGCTCACCTGAACCCGTTCCAAAGGCACTCCAGCTTTGCCGCTCAATTGCGTCACATCCCTTCACCGCGCACCCGCGCTGCTTAGCGAAACAGATTGCGCAATGCATCCATGAGATAGCTGAACATGTAAAAGCGGTCCACATGCTTGCGCGCCACTTGAATGGCCGGATCCGATACCTCGTGAATGCGTGTGACATCGGAGTGGCTGGCTTCATATTCGAGCAGCACTTCCATTCGCTTTCCTTCCGATGATTCGGCCTCCACCGCAATCAGTTGGTCCCACAGCACCCATACCTCCTCAATGTGCAGCGCATGTTCAGGGTCCTCCGGCTGGTGCCGCTCCGGAGGTGATCCCCACGCGTCAACCAGTGCCTCCACAAATTCGAGCACGTTGAAGTGGTTTCCACTTCGCCGAATCACTGTCAGAGAATCGAGTTCAAGCTCGAGCAGGCGAAGACGTTTTGGGAAATGACGACTGGCACCAGGATGCCACTCCGCACGCAGTCGCCGGACCTGTGCCAATGGACCCTCCGGATAGGGTGCCTTGTTCCAGATGGTCATGTCCCGAAGTTCCAGCATGGATCGACGCGGGTCCATCACCACTTTCCCAATGTCACATCGATATCCGGTTTTATACTCGATGTGCCGCTCCAGCAATGGTTCGCGAAACAACATCACTCCACCCATGCACAAGGCAAAGCCAACTGCTGCGAGAACTCCCATCTGAACCAGGAAAATCAGCAGCCCGGACCATGATTTGGCAGTCCGTTTGCAAGCGTGAGTCTCGGTTGGCGATGATCGTTTCACTTCAGAGGTTCATGCCTGACGGGTGAATCGGTCCGTCACGAGCACGGTGGCCGATCCAAGCGCTTCCAGGGCAAATGCAAATGAATAAGGCAGTAACAGGTTGTCGCCCTTGCGCGCCACCGCTCCGGTCTCATGGTCTCTGACAGCACCCTCCACCACATGCAACAGTTTGACATCCTGCCCGGCGGGTAACTCCAACGCATCGTGCTCGGAAGTTAACACCCACTTGCGGATGCGAAATTCTGCGCAAGCAGCCAGTTCAGCATTTCCATGCGAATTCCGCAGCACTTCCGGTTCAAAATCTTCAAAATCAATGCTCTTCAGAGAAGCTTCGATGTGCATCTCACGAGGTTTTCCATCCAATCCCAGCCTTCCCCAGTCATACACACGATACGTCGTGTCCGAGTTCTGCTGTATTTCCAAAATCACATTGCCAGCATCAATCGCATGGATGCGACCACTCTCCACAAGAATGGAGTCTCCGGCCTTCACATCGCACCGGTGCACACAGTTCTCTAGTGTCTGATTTTGAAGAGCGTTTTCAAATTGCTCACGTGTCACACCTGCCTTTAGTCCGACCAACAACCCGGCACCGGGATCGGAGTGTGCGATGTACCAGTTCTCCGTCTTCGGTTCACCCCCAAGGGATGGCGCAATGGACGCAGGTGGATGCACTTGCAGGCTCAACCGCTCCTGGCAATCGAGCCACTTCACCAGAATCGGAAACGCACGGTCCGCTGGCCAGCCGGGTCCCATGATTCCTTCGGGATCAGAGGCAATGAGTTCGCGCAACGTCATGGTGCCCGATTCCACCCTCGATTGGGCTTGCTCACGGTCCACAATCTCCCAGCTCTCTCCGATCACACGGTTTGCCGGCAAATCACGTCCCAGAAAGTGTTCAAGGTTCCGTCCACCCCAAACCCGTTCCATGTATAACGGTTGAAATCGAATCCAGTTCATAGCGCGCCTATTCAAGGCAGCTTGGACAGGATTCACAATTCCTTTATTTTTGGATGAGCACACAGGACTCTGGTCCCATGCGCCCTCTTTCACTGCTCGCTTTCGGCCAGCTTGCGAACCCACTTGCCGTATGCAAAAATCATGAATGCAGAGACCACGCCTACCGACGCAAAAATGTACCAGGTCAGACCAATGTTGTGTGCGTCAAACATGGCTCGGGTGAGCGCCTCAGGAGTCTCTCCGGTAAACTCAACCAACTTGTGAAATGCCTCACCTACGGGAAGATTGGCCTCGCTCACCTGTTCAGGTTCCATGCCCTTGATAACCAGCCACTCACGTGAGATCACATCCTTCGAGGAAAACATGTGGTAGAGTTTGGGTCCGACAAAACCTTCAATCGTCCATCCCAGCAAAATTGGCGCCTGTGAAAACCCGATCCACATTGCCTTCTTATCCGACGGGGCAATGTTTCCCAGAAACTCACTGTATTTGGGGCTTGCGAGCATTTCACCCACACTGAATATGGCCATCCCCGCCACACAAAACCAAGCCACATTGTAGAGTCCAAATGCGACAAGTGCCGCCACAACCAAGAGGGTTCCAACAAACAAACTCGTGGTAGCCCGCATTTTGGCACTTAGCGCAGCAAACAAAAAGCAGGTCAGCATGATGAGGAATGCGTTGATGTTGACGATGCCTTCGGGTTCAATCCAGCGTCCACTTTCGTTCATCCCCATCACAAAGTGGAAAAATCGGTTCTGGGTGCCTTCGGGTCCAAACAGCGCGGTCACAATCACGCTTGTGTCCACCCAGTCGTCGATGTACTTCGGCAAAACATCCCACATCATCGGAAACATGAACCACCAAACCGAGAAGATCACGAGATACACCCAGAGGTGAGCTTTGCGAAGCTCCCGTAACGACTCCCGGACCAAACTGACTTCTTTGATTTCACCCGCCTTGATTTGGCGGCGCCGCTCGAGCCGCTCCTGCTTCCCGGGTTCGCGATAAGTGAGCAGCAACAGGAAGTTCAGACAGATGAAGGCAGCATTCGTGTAGAATACATAGCTCCAGGACATGTGGCGCATCTGTAAGGCAATGAGCGGCCCGATCCATCCTCCAATGTTCACCGTCTGATAAAAAACACCCCAGGCCATGGAACTGTTCTCCCGGGTACTCGATTTGATCAAGGTTCCCTGAATTCCCGGCTTGAAAATCGCTGTGCCGAAGGCAAGGAACATCGCTCCTGCAAAAAAACCGGCATAGCTTCCAAACCACGCCATGATGAGATAACCCACGCACTTGAGCACGGTTGAAGCAAAAATCGTCTCCTTGTAACCATAACGATCTGAAAGTCCTCCCGTGAAGATGGGCACGACAGACTGGACCAGGTTCCAGGTTCCCAGCAGCAGTCCAAAGGTTGCCATGGTCACACCGAGTCCTCCTTCAGATTCCGCACGTGTCGCATAGATAGTGGCCACAGCCCGCACACCATAGTAGGCCAGTCGTTCCACCATTTCCATCGCTCCAACAATCCAGAACACGTAGCTCAAACTGGCAAGCGATGCCACAAGACCGAGTTGCTTGAAATCTTTCAAACTCGAATTCGGATCCGGAGAAGGTGGGGGTTGTTGGCTCATCGTCTTATCATCACATGGTTTTGCATGATTGTTTCTTCAAACAATCGAACATTCAAAGAACAGAAACTATCGAATTTTTATAATCCAATAAGTCCACACAATTTCAGGTCTGATCCACAAATTCTTCCACTCCAATCTTCACTCCTTACTTTTCCCCGATGGGTGAATGAGTCGGTTGCATTTGTCGATTCTCCCAATACGATTCAGATGTATGACACTGCAGCGTCAAGCGCTTCACATCCTGCTTCTCACCGTCAGCTTTTCCTCGGTCACGATATCGTCTCCCGTTACAGCTTCCGAGGGGATTCACGCAAACGAGTTGGTGCAACAGGGCAATTTCTACACCAGCCATCCCACCACCGCTCAACTCATCCGGACCAATGCTCAGCACCACGCCGTTCGATCTGAATGGCTGCTGCGCGTGAGCATGAAAACCATGGTACCCCGCGATACTGGTGTACGTACCCAGCATCTGTTCTTCTCCCAATCCCATGTCTCAGACTACATTGAGGCCATCGATCATTTTGTTCGCCTGAGCCGTGACTCATCCCACAAGGAGCGACTTGAAATCGCACGCATTCCGTCATGGGAAAGCTATCACGTGCGGCGCGATCTGGTCTTTGAATTCATCCCACCGGGCGAACCCGGAACGGACTCAGATACTCCAACTTCTCCACTCCTGCAAATCTACCTGGCCTATGACCACGAGCACCTCGGTGGTTCCTTTTATTTCACTCCAGCCAACGCCGATGCCCTGCTCGAACTTCTGTTCGATTTCATCCATGTGACCGACTGAGCGCAGCTCTTCCACCCACAAATTGAGTTCGACCCTCCATCAGCAAATAGGGTTTTTTCTGATTTTCAGTGTGTTTTTGTTCATGGTTTTGATTTGATTTTGCATCACCCTATTGTCAGGATTTGGTGCTTCAACAGGCCGG
Coding sequences:
- a CDS encoding 50S ribosomal protein L11 methyltransferase; amino-acid sequence: MLEISVPITPELMDELEALFCEAIQENWLLFQKDRHSTPLLKGYFENQDAFDAAFANLIEQVPDLQGREPEIGTLEDQDWKLAYRHHLKPWKVGHLNWVPEWERETFPRVDADVYLYLDSGMAFGTGSHETTRLCAEAIYAFWTEREGEVANCNVIDAGCGSGILAMSAALLGFGEIYAFDRDPEAVKVTAENAEKNGMQTRIEIREAGLEQGLRDRRAELMVANIQADVLMIYADNLVRAWDPKGVMILSGVLAPEREKVTERFLEEMANQMPERKIATQWHQQGDWVSILFRS
- the dnaJ gene encoding molecular chaperone DnaJ → MAKTDYYELLGVNRDATAEEMKKAYRKLAVKYHPDKNPGDAAAEAKFKEISEAYDILKDPDKRAAYDRYGHAAFQGGGMGPRGGAGGGFSDPFDIFREVFGGGRAGGGGIFDEFFSGGGGGMAGQEGSDLRYDLEISLEEAANGVEKEIRYRRAVSCDRCDGSGAEPGSRRVKCPTCGGAGQVTSNRGFISFRQVCPTCSGAGSIIENKCKKCGGEGRVTDTSKLKVKIPAGVDSGSRLRSAGKGEAGLQGAPSGDLYIVLHVKEHDVFERHGDDLFCEIPIKFTLATLGGTLSVPTLNGKGTLKIPSGTQSGTVFRMRGQGMPNLRSGQKGDQLIKVVIEVPRKLTAEQRKSLEEFAELSGDPANPMSESFFEKAKRFFGE
- a CDS encoding nucleotide exchange factor GrpE, with the protein product MAKKVKEAYESDSNPESSGASGAEKPHSQHESGEKEASVEDLNSLLSELERLGTALDEEKQKSADMQTRYLRAVADLENYRKRSIKEKEELGKTAVANFVEELLPVLDNFKLGMKAAEAHPDAKVVADGFRMVLEQFFEVFKARGIEEIVPNGQEFDPQFEECVSHLPHDEVPENHVIETIRAGYRIKERLIRAATVVVSSGPADSTS
- a CDS encoding type I phosphomannose isomerase catalytic subunit, whose amino-acid sequence is MNWIRFQPLYMERVWGGRNLEHFLGRDLPANRVIGESWEIVDREQAQSRVESGTMTLRELIASDPEGIMGPGWPADRAFPILVKWLDCQERLSLQVHPPASIAPSLGGEPKTENWYIAHSDPGAGLLVGLKAGVTREQFENALQNQTLENCVHRCDVKAGDSILVESGRIHAIDAGNVILEIQQNSDTTYRVYDWGRLGLDGKPREMHIEASLKSIDFEDFEPEVLRNSHGNAELAACAEFRIRKWVLTSEHDALELPAGQDVKLLHVVEGAVRDHETGAVARKGDNLLLPYSFAFALEALGSATVLVTDRFTRQA
- a CDS encoding MFS transporter encodes the protein MSQQPPPSPDPNSSLKDFKQLGLVASLASLSYVFWIVGAMEMVERLAYYGVRAVATIYATRAESEGGLGVTMATFGLLLGTWNLVQSVVPIFTGGLSDRYGYKETIFASTVLKCVGYLIMAWFGSYAGFFAGAMFLAFGTAIFKPGIQGTLIKSSTRENSSMAWGVFYQTVNIGGWIGPLIALQMRHMSWSYVFYTNAAFICLNFLLLLTYREPGKQERLERRRQIKAGEIKEVSLVRESLRELRKAHLWVYLVIFSVWWFMFPMMWDVLPKYIDDWVDTSVIVTALFGPEGTQNRFFHFVMGMNESGRWIEPEGIVNINAFLIMLTCFLFAALSAKMRATTSLFVGTLLVVAALVAFGLYNVAWFCVAGMAIFSVGEMLASPKYSEFLGNIAPSDKKAMWIGFSQAPILLGWTIEGFVGPKLYHMFSSKDVISREWLVIKGMEPEQVSEANLPVGEAFHKLVEFTGETPEALTRAMFDAHNIGLTWYIFASVGVVSAFMIFAYGKWVRKLAESEQ